Proteins from one Camelina sativa cultivar DH55 chromosome 8, Cs, whole genome shotgun sequence genomic window:
- the LOC104708012 gene encoding uncharacterized protein LOC104708012 isoform X1 codes for MSIANEQQFPMDQLIETSDESRKKPRISYTRKFLLSVSEKDVCKKLPNLPGEFDEALLLDFEDPSPERVRISGDFSSHGFRRNDYSSSPPTRGELGSNSRGIHGRWEGRSGGWNDKDSDSQSDRDSGELGRRSGMPSRRPWQAPEHDGLLGKGSFPKPSGFGAGTSGPRPQSNDSHQLSRTNEPYYPPRPYKAPPFTRRDTRDSLNDETFGSSDSTSEDRAEEEKKRRASFELLRKEHQKAFQERQKSNPDLRKNDFDFTELLGESKDEKGRPTPSRGDEVNNTPTIPGSNNTSFPSQSSAPRPLVPPGFASTILERKQGEKTQIETSQHERSPLNSKGINVVNGTSVNNGEKLSGIKIGSSEVLIEGEDGRVSSTDASERAVSISSFLGISTDTVHKDKSFEKLSFISTPAETQGYPKKSEQTTMTLDKKKSLEISEGPSILDKIFNTAINLNTGDSSNITEKKVEKVEETRSPQIAKSSKFAHLFLEEDNKPAEDIPSSGPPRGLLSLLQGADKLQTFDTKAKGELSTDFPFQGHSTKSSDQLSNTSASKPVTAVPPVLTCEDLEQSILSEVSDSYHPPPPPVAQDLSVSSVKKTKQRKTSVDDHASQHLLSLLQRGADPNSQEMQLLSVTERRPPPSSVKSTTAGEADQGKSLTLENLFGSAFMNELQSIGEPVSGRGMVSDAPGVPLRSERSVGELSQRNQIRPDGLPGGILALPEDGNLLAVGGHANPQKYMSFPGSQNQEPEVAFNISDKLAALNSGPRNERPTMGGQDGPFLHQHPQQYATDPSSHLNGSGPVFHPFDSRHAHVKPQLDFMGPGSIIAQHHEPPPNHRFPPNMIHRPPFHHTTTSGHPEFDRLPPHMMQKMHMQDNLQHQHLMQGFPGGGPQHHHSPHVNNQMSGLIPELNPSQGFPFPHRQPNYGMPPPGTQVNRGEHPASLQALLGIQQRIDPSKQIPTVGQAGGPNRQGSMGHEVDLGFGYR; via the exons ATGAGTATAGCGAATGAACAACAATTTCCCATGGATCAACTTATCGAAACCAGTGATGAATCCAGaaa GAAACCAAGAATTTCATACACGAGAAAGTTTCTTTTATCCGTGAGCGAGAAAGATGTTTGCAAGAAGCTGCCTAATCTGCCCGGTGAATTTGATGAAGcactgttgct TGACTTCGAAGATCCTTCACCCGAGCGAGTAAGAATTTCTGGCGATTTTTCGTCCCATGGTTTCAGGCGGAATGACTATAGTTCATCGCCTCCCACCAGGGGTGAATTAGGTAGTAACTCTCGAGGCATTCATGGAAGATGGGAAGGGCGCTCAGGTGGATGGAATGATAAAGATAGCGATTCACAGTCAGACCGGGACTCAG GAGAGCTTGGGAGGCGTTCTGGTATGCCATCTCGGAGGCCTTGGCAAGCACCTGAGCATGATGGACTTCTGGGGAAAGGTTCTTTCCCTAAGCCTTCTGGATTTGGTGCAGGAACATCAGGCCCCAGACCTCAATCTAATGACTCACATCAGCTGAGTAGAACCAATGAACCTTACTATCCTCCTCGCCCATACAAG GCGCCACCTTTCACCAGACGTGACACTAGAGACTCACTCAATGATGAAACATTTGGTTCTTCTGATTCTACAAGTGAAGatagagcagaagaagaaaaaaagagaagag CTTCTTTTGAGTTGTTGAGGAAGGAACATCAGAAAGCATTCCAGGAGAGGCAAAAATCAAACCCAGACTTACGTAAAAACGACTTTGATTTTACTGAACTTCTTGGGGAGTCCAAAGATGAAAAAGGGCGTCCAACTCCAAGTAGAGGCGATGAAGTCAATAATACTCCGACGATTCCTGGTTCTAACAACACCTCTTTTCCTTCCCAAAGTAGTGCACCCAGACCGCTTGTGCCTCCTGGTTTTGCAAGCacaattttggaaagaaaacaaGGGGAAAAAACTCAA ATTGAAACTTCTCAACATGAGCGTAGTCCTTTAAATTCCAAAGGCATTAATGTGGTGAATGGAACATCTGTTAATAATGGGGAAAAACTGTCTGGAATCAAGATAGGCTCAAGTGAGGTGCTGATAGAAGGTGAAGATGGTCGTGTCTCCTCCACTGATGCAAGTGAACGGGCTGTTAGTATCTCCTCATTTCTAGGAATATCTACAGATACAGTTCATAAGGATAAAAGTTTTGAAAAGCTTTCCTTCATCTCAACTCCTGCTGAAACTCAGGGGTATCCTAAAAAAAGTGAGCAAACTACAATGACGTTGGACAAGAAGAAAAGCTTGGAGATTTCAGAGGGGCCATCAATTCTGGATAAGATATTCAACACCGCTATAAATTTGAATACTGGTGACTCCTCTAATATTACTGAG AAAAAAGTcgaaaaagtagaagaaacacGGAGTCCTCAGATCGCTAAATCCTCCAAGTTCGCACATCTATTTCTTGAAGAAG ATAACAAACCAGCCGAAGATATTCCATCCAGTGGGCCACCAAGAGGCTTACTGTCACTACTTCAAGGTGCAGATAAGTTGCAAACCTTTGATACAAAAGCAAAGGGAGAACTATCAACCGATTTTCCTTTTCAAGGCCATTCCACTAAAAGCTCGGATCAGTTAAGCAACACTTCCGCAAGTAAACCAGTAACAGCTGTTCCACCTGTTCTCACTTGTGAAGACCTTGAGCAGTCTATTTTGTCAGAAGTCAGTGACAGCTATCATCCACCTCCGCCACCAGTTGCCCAAGACTTGAGTGTTTCTTCAGTAAAAAAGACCAAACAGCGGAAAACATCTGTTGATGACCACGCTTCGCAGCACCTTCTTTCTTTACTACAGAGAGGTGCAGACCCAAATAGTCAAGAGATGCAGCTACTTTCAGTTACAGAGAGGAGACCACCACCTTCATCTGTGAAATCAACTACAGCTGGAGAAGCAGATCAAGGGAAGTCTTTGACTCTTGAGAATCTTTTTGGGAGTGCCTTCATGAACGAACTGCAGTCAATTGGAGAACCAGTCTCTGGAAGAGGTATGGTTTCTGATGCTCCAGGTGTCCCGCTTCGATCAGAACGGTCTGTTGGTGAACTGAGCCAAAGAAACCAAATCAGACCTGACGGTCTCCCCGGAGGGATTCTAGCCCTTCCAGAAGATGGGAACTTACTTGCGGTTGGCGGTCATGCAAACCCACAAAAATACATGTCTTTTCCAGGATCTCAGAATCAAGAGCCTGAAGTAGCTTTCAAC ATCTCGGACAAGTTAGCTGCCTTAAACTCTGGTCCAAGGAACGAAAGACCAACAATGGGAGGTCAAGATGGTCCTTTTCTTCACCAACATCCCCAACAATATGCGACCGATCCCTCTTCTCACTTGAATGGTTCAGGCCCAGTATTCCATCCGTTCGATTCACGACATGCTCATGTAAAACCTCAGCTCGATTTCATGGGACCAGGAAGCATCATCGCTCAACATCATGAACCTCCACCAAATCACCGGTTTCCACCAAACATGATTCATCGTCCACCTTTTCATCATACAACAACCAGTGGACACCCCGAGTTTGATCGCCTTCCTCCACATATGATGCAGAAGATGCATATGCAAGACAACCTGCAACACCAACATCTAATGCAAGGATTCCCGGGTGGTGGTCCACAACACCATCACTCTCCTcatgtaaacaatcaaatgtCCGGGCTCATTCCCGAGTTAAATCCGTCACAAGGCTTTCCCTTTCCCCATCGCCAGCCCAATTACGGAATGCCACCACCAG GTACTCAAGTGAACAGAGGAGAGCATCCAGCTTCACTGCAGGCACTGTTGGGGATTCAGCAGAGGATAGACCCATCCAAGCAGATACCAACAGTTGGTCAAGCCGGTGGTCCTAATCGTCAAGGCTCTATGGGACATGAAGTCGACCTTGGGTTTGGCTACAGGTAA